A stretch of the Notolabrus celidotus isolate fNotCel1 chromosome 3, fNotCel1.pri, whole genome shotgun sequence genome encodes the following:
- the aqp9b gene encoding aquaporin-9b, translated as MENEKKKKLKERFGLRRDILKEFLAEFLGIFVLILFGCGSVAQTVLSKGGLGEPLTIHIGFTLGVMMAVYMAGGVSGAHVNPAVSLAMVILGKLPLKKFPVYVLAQFLGAFAGSCAVYGLYYDALMDYTNGQFIVSGENATANIFASYPAKHLSVLNGFVDQVIATAALILCILAITDRKNIGAPKGVEPLCIGLIIMAIGVSMGLNCGYPINPARDLGPRFFTAVAGWGMEVFSAGGCWWWIPVAGPMVGGAVGAGVYFLFIELHHTEPEKQEENNVQDKYEMITIS; from the exons atggaaaacgagaagaagaagaagctgaaggagAGATTTGGCCTGAGGCGGGACATCTTAAAAGAGTTCCTAGCGGAATTTCTGGGAATATTCGTCCTGATA CTCTTTGGATGTGGTTCTGTGGCCCAGACGGTGCTGAGTAAAGGGGGTCTCGGGGAGCCTTTGACCATCCACATAGGTTTCACTCTGGGAGTCATGATGGCCGTCTACATGGCAGGAGGAGTGTCAG GAGCCCACGTGAACCCGGCAGTCTCTCTGGCCATGGTGATCCTGGGGAAGCTGCCTCTAAAGAAGTTCCCTGTGTATGTTCTAGCACAATTCCTTGGGGCTTTTGCCGGATCCTGTGCTGTCTATGGGTTGTATTATG ATGCTTTAATGGATTATACCAATGGACAATTCATTGTTAGTGGTGAAAATGCAACAGCCAACATTTTTGCATCATATCCTGCAAAACACCTCTCCGTCCTTAACGGGTTTGTTGATCAG GTAATTGCAACTGCTGCGTTGATCCTGTGCATCTTGGCCATCACGGACAGGAAGAATATTGGAGCTCCAAAAGGAGTGGAGCCTCTGTGCATCGGTCTGATCATCATGGCCATCGGCGTGTCCATGGGTCTGAACTGTGGTTACCCCATCAACCCGGCGCGAGACCTCGGCCCACGGTTCTTCACAGCTGTGGCTGGGTGGGGCATGGAAGTATTCAG TGCTGGAGGTTGCTGGTGGTGGATCCCTGTGGCTGGACCCATGGTGGGCGGAGCAGTTGGAGCAGGCGTGTACTTTCTGTTCATAGAGTTACACCATACTGAGCCTGAAAAACAGGAGGAGAATAACGTGCAGGACAAATATGAAATGATTACTATAAGTTAA